In a single window of the Pocillopora verrucosa isolate sample1 chromosome 4, ASM3666991v2, whole genome shotgun sequence genome:
- the LOC131785661 gene encoding uncharacterized protein isoform X3, translating into MKLLILCLLVFTSAGFVFGDEEESKPNFIDLDENDDQVYEDSPEDFVEDEGDDQYMLDEEDLDEDDENDPNSTKPRGGKPVKIDEIKKPGIEEANSGMPEPTDKKENQNTKRKEDGNLQDALVDKLGLNFAGESDDPDFVTKK; encoded by the exons atgaagcTGTTGATTCTTTGCCTTTTGGTGTTCACCTCTGCGGGCTTCGTTTTCGGTGACGAGGAAGAAAGCAAGCCGAATTTTATCGATTTGGATGAGAACGATGATCAAGTCTACGAGGATTCACCAGAAGACTTCGTCGAGGACGAAGGAGACGAC CAGTATATGTTGGATGAGGAAGACCTTGATGAG GACGATGAAAACGACCCAAATTCAACAAAACCTAGAGGAGGAAAACCCGTCAAA AtcgatgaaataaaaaaaccagGAATTGAGGAAGCAAACAGCGGCATGCCGGAGCCgacagacaaaaaggaaaaccagAATACGAAAAGAAAGGAA GACGGGAATCTGCAAGACGCTTTGGTGGATAAGCTAGGATTGAATTTCGCAGGAGAGTCGGACGATCCAGACTTCGTCACCAAGAAATAA
- the LOC131785657 gene encoding protein SLC31A2 isoform X1 encodes MQDNVFHLRTEGTLLLQDWKLNSIEVLIGAFFITVLVAALYEGLKIFRQWLVCRPLHLLFKDICHSTSTSLDVTDPEDACSNKETLQQLFVRFPNRSQRWRIKIHTLQACLHTLQVLVGYVLMLIVMTYNVWLGVAMVAGAGVGYMTFSAIFPDDLRLRKIEDHKKALDLNELSCQRNLLSQ; translated from the exons ATGCAG GATAATGTGTTTCATTTGAGGACCGAAGGAACACTCTTACTTCAAGACTGGAAGCTTAATTCAATCGAAG TTCTTATAGGAGCTTTTTTCATCACAGTTCTAGTTGCTGCTCTATACGAGGGCCTCAAAATATTCAGGCAATGGCTGGTTTGCAGACCTCTCCATCTCTTATTCAAAGACATCTGTCATTCAACGTCAACAAGTTTAGATGTTACAGATCCTGAGGACGCATGTAGCAATAAAGAAACCCTACAACAACTATTTGTTAGATTCCCGAACAGGAG ccaAAGATGGAGAATTAAAATTCACACATTGCAGGCGTGTCTTCACACGCTACAAGTGCTAGTGGGATATGTGCTGATGTTAATAGTTATGACGTATAATGTTTGGCTTGGGGTTGCAATGGTTGCTGGGGCAGGAGTTGGGTATATGACTTTCTCAGCTATTTTCCCCGATGACTTGAGGCTCCGAAAGATTGAAGACCATAAAAAAGCTTTAGATCTTAATGAGCTTTCCTGTCAAAGAAATCTTTTGTCACAGTAA
- the LOC131785661 gene encoding uncharacterized protein isoform X1: protein MKLLILCLLVFTSAGFVFGDEEESKPNFIDLDENDDQVYEDSPEDFVEDEGDDQYMLDEEDLDEEDDSEPKDPAGFKDDENDPNSTKPRGGKPVKIDEIKKPGIEEANSGMPEPTDKKENQNTKRKEDGNLQDALVDKLGLNFAGESDDPDFVTKK from the exons atgaagcTGTTGATTCTTTGCCTTTTGGTGTTCACCTCTGCGGGCTTCGTTTTCGGTGACGAGGAAGAAAGCAAGCCGAATTTTATCGATTTGGATGAGAACGATGATCAAGTCTACGAGGATTCACCAGAAGACTTCGTCGAGGACGAAGGAGACGAC CAGTATATGTTGGATGAGGAAGACCTTGATGAG GAAGATGACAGTGAACCCAAAGATCCTGCTGGCTTTAAG GACGATGAAAACGACCCAAATTCAACAAAACCTAGAGGAGGAAAACCCGTCAAA AtcgatgaaataaaaaaaccagGAATTGAGGAAGCAAACAGCGGCATGCCGGAGCCgacagacaaaaaggaaaaccagAATACGAAAAGAAAGGAA GACGGGAATCTGCAAGACGCTTTGGTGGATAAGCTAGGATTGAATTTCGCAGGAGAGTCGGACGATCCAGACTTCGTCACCAAGAAATAA
- the LOC131785655 gene encoding high affinity copper uptake protein 1, with the protein MGHNHMHGHNMHSGMNMSTTPPMTHGDHGGHGSTVHHMMQMYFVVSKSATILFEDWKVDTATEMVFSCLGIFVLAALYEGLKVLREVLKRKYSYVVSVDLAETKVYGTGPTQTTVVTESKGKIPRSRICNWHHILQTFLHVVQVTLSYFLMLIFMTYNVWLCLAVALGAGFGYFVFGWKLNKVVDIYEHCH; encoded by the exons ATGGGTCATAATCACATGCATGGTCATAATATGCATTCTGGAATGAACATGTCTACAACGCCGCCGATGACTCATGGAGATCATGGCGGGCACGGAAGCACTGTCCACCATATGATGCAG ATGTATTTTGTTGTAAGCAAGAGTGCAACTATATTGTTTGAAGACTGGAAAGTAGATACAGCAACAG AAATGGTTTTCTCCTGCCTCGGTATATTTGTTCTTGCTGCACTCTATGAAGGATTAAAAGTTCTTCGTGAAGTGTTAAAGAGGAAATATAGCTATGTGGTTAGTGTGGATTTGGCAGAGACCAAGGTGTATGGTACAGGACCTACTCAAACAACTGTTGTGACTGAATCAAAGGGAAAGATTCCAAG GTCCAGAATCTGCAATTGGCATCATATACTTCAAACATTCCTTCATGTTGTCCAAGTCACCCTTAGCTATTTCCTCATGTTGATCTTCATGACATACAATGTCTGGCTGTGTCTGGCTGTTGCACTGGGAGCTGGCTTTGGTTATTTTGTGTTTGGATGGAAGCTGAACAAAGTGGTCGATATCTATGAACACTGTCACTGA
- the LOC131785693 gene encoding potassium voltage-gated channel subfamily A member 7, whose amino-acid sequence MILPPVGASRRSWSDSRIKTPRLGHRLGDVTRYRRPRISSVAIPGKCVERIKINVSGKKYELTYSRLFRFPKSLLARSARREEFYDAERDEYFFDRNRMAFESVYHFYQTAGEFFRPEHIPDDLLMKELQFFGLLQYLSLPGNVSLSVGPSKVILPANKYQRMVWEFFENPSSSITARLINVFMLLVIILSIIMLCIETLPDLDEANGGVSAHIRKQTNRKKPTNITGDIPTVIHESQSLSNKLRTLFVIETFCVACFSLELIIRFLASAEKRRFFWNLLNLFDLLSVLPFYLSLVMSWHSVSATQSAYTLRVLRLVRLLRLAKIYRYSSSVQIFVKTIRECVKDFLLLYFLILMTTTVFASTCYYFEQEHEGTDFVSIPAAFWWAIITLTSVGYGDMVPVTLAGKINSALCVVFGVIIITPLLPIIGSKFNSVQEKVKIEKLLTSEKLQISDDDSSDSFEDWRRTVTFAEEDFSFEIPPTTKNSSFESQIEFSVRPKSVQPRSVTVI is encoded by the exons ATGATTCTGCCGCCGGTAGGTGCCAGCAGAAGGTCTTGGTCGGACTCAAGAATTAAAACTCCTCGTTTGGGACACAGACTTGGAGACGTCACGCGTTACCGACGCCCGCGCATAAGTTCTGTCGCGATCCCAGGAAAGTGCGTTGAAAGAATCAAGATAAACGTGAGTGGAAAGAAGTATGAATTGACTTACAGTCGGTTGTTTAGGTTCCCTAAGAGTCTGCTCGCCCGCTCTGCTCGAAGAGAAGAATTTTACGACGCCGAAAGGGACGAGTATTTCTTCGATAGGAATCGAATGGCGTTTGAAAGCGTCTATCATTTTTACCAAACTGCTGGAGAGTTTTTCCGTCCTGAACATATTCCGGACGACCTACTTATGAAGGAATTGCAGTTTTTTGGTCTATTACAATATCTTTCGCTGCCGGGAAATGTTTCACTGTCTGTAGGCCCCTCTAAGGTAATTCTTCCAGCCAACAAGTATCAAAGAATGGTGTGGGAATTCTTTGAAAATCCAAGCTCTAGCATTACTGCCCGACTTATCAACGTGTTTATGCTTCTGGTGATTATTTTGTCTATCATCATGTTGTGCATTGAAACTCTCCCTGACCTTGATGAAGCAAATGGCGGTGTTTCAGCACACATtcggaaacaaacaaatagaaaaaaaccgACCAATATTACAGGAGACATTCCCACGGTGATACATGAAAGTCAAAGTTTATCTAATAAACTTCGGACTTTGTTTGTCATCGAGACATTTTGCGTTGCCTGTTTTTCATTAGAGCTGATAATCCGCTTTCTAGCCTCCGCTGAAAAACGGCGTTTCTTCTGGAATCTTCTCAACCTTTTCGACCTCCTCTCAGTTTTACCTTTCTACCTCTCTCTCGTAATGTCTTGGCATTCTGTTAGCGCAACACAATCCGCGTATACTCTGAGGGTTTTGCGTCTCGTGCGTCTCTTGAGACTCGCGAAAATATATCGCTACAGTTCCTCCGTGCAGATCTTTGTTAAAACAATTAGAGAATGCGTCAAGGATTTCCTGTTGCTCTACTTTCTTATTCTGATGACTACGACTGTGTTTGCCAGCACCTGTTACTATTTCGAGCAAGAACATGAAGGGACTGATTTTGTGAGCATTCCCGCGGCGTTTTGGTGGGCCATAATAACACTGACCAGTGTGGGATATGGAGATATGGTCCCGGTAACTCTTG CTGGCAAAATAAATAGTGCCTTGTGTGTGGTATTTGGAGTGATCATCATTACCCCTCTGTTGCCAATCATTGGCTCCAAGTTCAACAGTGTccaagaaaaagtcaaaatcgAGAAACTTTTGACCTCAGAAAAGCTTCAGATCTCAGATGATGATTCTTCCGACTCTTTCGAAGACTGGAGAAGGACCGTGACGTTTGCCGAGGAAGACTTTTCGTTTGAGATTCCACCTACCACAAAGAACTCATCATTTGAAAGTCAGATAGAGTTCAGTGTGCGACCGAAGAGTGTACAACCGAGGAGTGTCACTGTaatttaa
- the LOC131785661 gene encoding uncharacterized protein isoform X2, which translates to MKLLILCLLVFTSAGFVFGDEEESKPNFIDLDENDDQVYEDSPEDFVEDEGDDYMLDEEDLDEEDDSEPKDPAGFKDDENDPNSTKPRGGKPVKIDEIKKPGIEEANSGMPEPTDKKENQNTKRKEDGNLQDALVDKLGLNFAGESDDPDFVTKK; encoded by the exons atgaagcTGTTGATTCTTTGCCTTTTGGTGTTCACCTCTGCGGGCTTCGTTTTCGGTGACGAGGAAGAAAGCAAGCCGAATTTTATCGATTTGGATGAGAACGATGATCAAGTCTACGAGGATTCACCAGAAGACTTCGTCGAGGACGAAGGAGACGAC TATATGTTGGATGAGGAAGACCTTGATGAG GAAGATGACAGTGAACCCAAAGATCCTGCTGGCTTTAAG GACGATGAAAACGACCCAAATTCAACAAAACCTAGAGGAGGAAAACCCGTCAAA AtcgatgaaataaaaaaaccagGAATTGAGGAAGCAAACAGCGGCATGCCGGAGCCgacagacaaaaaggaaaaccagAATACGAAAAGAAAGGAA GACGGGAATCTGCAAGACGCTTTGGTGGATAAGCTAGGATTGAATTTCGCAGGAGAGTCGGACGATCCAGACTTCGTCACCAAGAAATAA
- the LOC131785657 gene encoding protein SLC31A2 isoform X2 produces the protein MQDNVFHLRTEGTLLLQDWKLNSIEVLVAALYEGLKIFRQWLVCRPLHLLFKDICHSTSTSLDVTDPEDACSNKETLQQLFVRFPNRSQRWRIKIHTLQACLHTLQVLVGYVLMLIVMTYNVWLGVAMVAGAGVGYMTFSAIFPDDLRLRKIEDHKKALDLNELSCQRNLLSQ, from the exons ATGCAG GATAATGTGTTTCATTTGAGGACCGAAGGAACACTCTTACTTCAAGACTGGAAGCTTAATTCAATCGAAG TTCTAGTTGCTGCTCTATACGAGGGCCTCAAAATATTCAGGCAATGGCTGGTTTGCAGACCTCTCCATCTCTTATTCAAAGACATCTGTCATTCAACGTCAACAAGTTTAGATGTTACAGATCCTGAGGACGCATGTAGCAATAAAGAAACCCTACAACAACTATTTGTTAGATTCCCGAACAGGAG ccaAAGATGGAGAATTAAAATTCACACATTGCAGGCGTGTCTTCACACGCTACAAGTGCTAGTGGGATATGTGCTGATGTTAATAGTTATGACGTATAATGTTTGGCTTGGGGTTGCAATGGTTGCTGGGGCAGGAGTTGGGTATATGACTTTCTCAGCTATTTTCCCCGATGACTTGAGGCTCCGAAAGATTGAAGACCATAAAAAAGCTTTAGATCTTAATGAGCTTTCCTGTCAAAGAAATCTTTTGTCACAGTAA
- the LOC131785661 gene encoding uncharacterized protein isoform X4: MKLLILCLLVFTSAGFVFGDEEESKPNFIDLDENDDQVYEDSPEDFVEDEGDDYMLDEEDLDEDDENDPNSTKPRGGKPVKIDEIKKPGIEEANSGMPEPTDKKENQNTKRKEDGNLQDALVDKLGLNFAGESDDPDFVTKK; encoded by the exons atgaagcTGTTGATTCTTTGCCTTTTGGTGTTCACCTCTGCGGGCTTCGTTTTCGGTGACGAGGAAGAAAGCAAGCCGAATTTTATCGATTTGGATGAGAACGATGATCAAGTCTACGAGGATTCACCAGAAGACTTCGTCGAGGACGAAGGAGACGAC TATATGTTGGATGAGGAAGACCTTGATGAG GACGATGAAAACGACCCAAATTCAACAAAACCTAGAGGAGGAAAACCCGTCAAA AtcgatgaaataaaaaaaccagGAATTGAGGAAGCAAACAGCGGCATGCCGGAGCCgacagacaaaaaggaaaaccagAATACGAAAAGAAAGGAA GACGGGAATCTGCAAGACGCTTTGGTGGATAAGCTAGGATTGAATTTCGCAGGAGAGTCGGACGATCCAGACTTCGTCACCAAGAAATAA
- the LOC131785653 gene encoding gamma-butyrobetaine dioxygenase-like has protein sequence MSRFVRQLFRTPLFIRCGLLSPMSTAVEAANTSASRFLVQKLEKKAEGGMLHVTWNNNSMNRYPFAYLRDNCQCSECFHESAYQRSFDTVGKLDPKILPENYDVRLDGKEIVIAWPDGHVSVFDSDWLHSRRLVDAKDDPSSVMLPNLNKEGVKFWNAETMQGKVPKLDFKDLMEDDRALFDWLKILHSVGIALVINTPLEVEQAEKLCDRVGYFKTTHYGHYFDVKTKYEANNLAYTSNFLPLHIDLPYYDYIPGVQMLHCIEQATGTGGANQFVDGFFVSQELRNKDRKKFDILTKTRMQFVDIGKDMFGDFHYKFSRHMIELDKNGQIVRFAYNNHVRDSVVLNSTPEETVQLYEAYLTLGKMLREPANQIEHKMVPGDMITFNNSRVLHGRSAFTVQGGQSRFLRGIYLDWDIMYSRMRVLAKKLNIPLSY, from the exons atgtctcGTTTTGTTAGGCAACTTTTTAGGACACCCCTTTTCATACGATGTGGGCTATTAAGCCCGATGTCAACGGCAGTTGAAGCTGCGAATACCTCAGCTTCCAGATTTCTTGTCCAGAAACTCGAGAAGAAAGCAGAAGGTGGTATGCTACATGTAACATGGAATAACAACTCCATGAATCGCTATCCTTTTGCGTACCTCCGCGATAACTGCCAATGCTCGGAGTGCTTCCACGAATCCGCCTACCAGCGATCATTTGACACTGTGGGCAAGTTAGATCCGAAAATTTTACCGGAGAACTACGACGTGAGGTTAGATGGGAAAGAGATAGTCATTGCGTGGCCCGACGGACACGTTAGTGTATTTGACTCAGACTGGCTGCACTCTCGTCGACTGGTCGACGCGAAGGATGATCCAAGCAGCGTTATGCTCCCTAATCTTAATAAGGAAGGGGTAAAGTTTTGGAATGCTGAAACAATGCAGGGAAAAGTTCCTAAGCTCGATTTTAAGGACCTCATGGAGGACGATCGTGCACTTTTCGATTGGCTCAAAATCCTACACAGTGTGGGAATTGCTTTGGTGATTAACACCCCTCTGGAGGTGGAACAAGCAGAAAAACTCTGTGATAGGGTTGGATATTTTAAGACAACTCACTATGG GCATTATTTTgatgtgaaaacaaaatatgaagCAAATAACTTAGCATATACTTCAAACTTTTTGCCATTGCATATTGACCTGCCTTACTATGATTATATACCAGGG GTTCAGATGTTGCACTGCATTGAACAAGCCACTGGTACAGGCGGAGCAAACCAGTTTGTAGATGGCTTCTTCGTTTCACAGGAGCTGCGAAATAAAGATCGCAAAAAGTTTGATATCCTGACAAAGACGCGAATGCAGTTTGTTGACATTGGAAAGGACATGTTTGGAGATTTTCACTACAAATTTTCTCGACACATGATTGA GTTGGACAAGAACGGCCAAATTGTGCGTTTTGCTTACAACAACCACGTGCGAGACTCTGTCGTGCTCAACTCCACCCCTGAGGAGACTGTTCAACTTTACGAAGCTTATCTTACTCTGGGCAAGATGTTAAGAGAACCGGCCAATCAAATAGAGCACAAAATGGTCCCTGGGGATATGATCACCTTCAACAACAGTCGCGTGTTGCATGGGAGATCGGCGTTTACTGTCCAAGGGGGACAAAGTCGGTTCCTTCGCGGCATCTACTTGGATTGGGATATCATGTATTCTCGTATGAGAGTGCTGGCGAAAAAGCTGAATATTCCGCTATCGTACTAA